From Paenibacillus sp. V4I7, one genomic window encodes:
- a CDS encoding ABC transporter ATP-binding protein — protein MAVAAVPTTVLSVKNLKKRIKNKEIIKGISFDVYAGEIFGFLGPNGSGKTTTIRMLVDLIRPTEGSIQICGHDVHKEHNQAMRHVGCIVENPELYSYLTGWENLEHFARMLPNVDEKRIQEVVEIVSMDQRIHDKVRTYSLGMRQRLGIAQALLGRPSLLILDEPTNGLDPQGIKEMREFIQRLAAGGLSLFVSSHLLSEIQQMCHRVAIISHGEVIQVGAVDDLVAQGGKVVWSVSPAYKAEGLLEASPLVLAIEEISQESPIGLPLTVKQIVTLMDKENVPQVSQHLMEAGISLFAVEIKNPTLEDLFLSLTEGERIE, from the coding sequence CTTAAAAAAACGAATTAAAAATAAAGAGATTATTAAAGGGATTTCATTTGATGTATACGCGGGTGAGATCTTTGGTTTCTTAGGACCCAATGGATCGGGCAAAACAACGACGATTCGCATGCTCGTTGATTTAATACGCCCGACTGAAGGGTCTATTCAGATTTGTGGCCACGATGTTCACAAGGAACATAATCAAGCGATGCGGCATGTCGGTTGTATCGTCGAGAATCCCGAGCTATATTCCTACTTGACAGGTTGGGAAAATCTTGAGCATTTTGCAAGAATGCTGCCGAATGTCGATGAGAAACGGATCCAAGAGGTCGTTGAGATCGTCTCCATGGATCAACGTATTCATGATAAGGTACGGACTTACTCCCTTGGTATGCGTCAACGACTCGGTATTGCACAAGCACTGCTTGGACGGCCTAGTTTATTGATATTGGACGAGCCAACGAATGGACTTGATCCACAAGGGATTAAGGAAATGAGGGAGTTCATTCAGCGTTTGGCCGCGGGTGGACTTAGTTTGTTCGTATCCAGTCACTTGCTTAGCGAGATTCAACAAATGTGCCATCGTGTAGCCATCATTAGTCATGGTGAAGTCATACAAGTGGGAGCCGTTGATGATTTGGTCGCTCAAGGAGGCAAAGTCGTGTGGTCCGTGTCTCCGGCCTACAAGGCCGAGGGGCTTTTAGAGGCGTCGCCACTTGTGCTGGCTATTGAGGAAATTTCTCAAGAAAGTCCAATAGGCTTACCATTGACGGTGAAACAAATCGTTACACTTATGGATAAGGAAAACGTCCCGCAGGTAAGTCAGCATTTGATGGAAGCAGGAATAAGCCTCTTTGCTGTAGAAATCAAAAATCCAACACTGGAAGATTTGTTCTTGAGCCTAACCGAAGGTGAAAGAATTGAATAG
- a CDS encoding ABC transporter permease, whose amino-acid sequence MLILYALVKNECIKMIKKKRFYVILLILLALIPMFTYAQMRVAQNAQKQFGTTDWKADQRQKIADWEKRLGSARTPDEWKQQLRVQIQIANYYLEKDVDPSTPNAVTFTREFVKNAVGLFIPLIIMVISADIVSSEHSTGTIKLLLTRPVRRWKILLSKLITVVFFTSLTVLSTGVLSYLISGVVFGYNGWTMPVFTGIQLTGTEVDFSLVRAVDQWFFLIMEFGLVWFSALVVALMSLMLSVLIRSTAAGMGVMLAVLISGTILSNMVSSWETAKYLFMVNLDLTKYLTGGLPPIKGMDLTFSLSVLSVWAIASLIVSFTVFSRKDVLN is encoded by the coding sequence TTGCTTATTTTATATGCCCTTGTTAAGAATGAATGTATTAAAATGATTAAGAAAAAACGCTTTTATGTTATCCTACTTATACTTCTTGCATTAATCCCTATGTTCACTTATGCTCAAATGCGAGTTGCCCAAAATGCACAAAAGCAGTTTGGTACGACGGACTGGAAGGCGGACCAACGGCAGAAAATTGCCGACTGGGAAAAGCGTTTAGGATCAGCTCGAACACCGGATGAGTGGAAACAACAGCTTAGAGTACAAATTCAAATTGCTAACTATTATCTTGAAAAGGATGTAGATCCGAGTACACCGAATGCGGTGACTTTTACACGTGAGTTTGTGAAAAATGCTGTAGGTTTATTCATTCCGCTCATTATTATGGTCATTTCCGCTGACATCGTATCATCTGAGCATTCTACGGGGACTATTAAATTATTGTTGACAAGACCGGTCCGGCGATGGAAAATCCTATTGAGTAAATTAATTACGGTTGTCTTCTTTACTTCGCTCACCGTATTGTCCACTGGTGTCTTAAGTTATTTGATTTCAGGTGTTGTTTTCGGGTATAACGGATGGACGATGCCTGTTTTTACAGGTATCCAGCTAACAGGCACGGAAGTGGATTTCAGTCTTGTACGTGCAGTTGATCAATGGTTCTTTCTTATCATGGAGTTTGGATTGGTTTGGTTCTCAGCATTAGTCGTAGCACTTATGTCACTAATGCTATCCGTTCTCATTCGTTCCACAGCTGCAGGTATGGGGGTCATGCTTGCCGTATTAATATCAGGAACCATACTTTCGAACATGGTGTCGTCTTGGGAAACTGCGAAATATTTGTTTATGGTCAATTTGGACCTAACCAAGTATTTAACGGGAGGCCTTCCACCAATAAAAGGGATGGACTTGACCTTCTCACTTAGCGTTTTAAGTGTGTGGGCGATCGCTTCGCTCATTGTTTCATTTACGGTATTTTCACGAAAAGATGTTTTGAATTAA
- the parE gene encoding DNA topoisomerase IV subunit B, with amino-acid sequence MSEQLELAKGIAPTSNYEADDIQVLEGLVAVRKRPGMYIGSTSASGLHHLIWEIVDNAVDEHLAKHCSKINVTIHKDQSITVQDNGRGIPTGMHKTGVPTPQVVFTILHAGGKFGGTGYKKSGGLHGVGASVTNALSEWLEVEIYRDSKVHKMRFEYWVDDAGIEHVGEPVTGLEVVGNTNRTGTKVTFKPDKRVFQGGTTINYDTLAERLQEIAFLNSGLLVNLKDERSDKLDTFQYEGGASQFVEFLNEEKTVLHPVIHFASEKDEIEVEVALQYNDGYTETIASFVNSIPTRGGGTHETGFKTAYTRVMNEYARKGGIIKEKEKNLDGTDLREGMMVVINIKMGDVEFVGQTKDQLGSANARSAVDAVVSDKMTVFLEENPQIAQMMLKKAVQASKAREAARKAREEIRSGKKGKSESSNLNGKLTPAQSKDLQRNELFIVEGDSAGGSAKQGRDSKHQAILPLKGKPMNPEKSKLLDIMKNDEYKAIIAAIGAGVGSEFESEEMNYGKIIIMTDADTDGAHIQVLLLTFFYRYMKPLIDQGKVFIAQPPLYKVTRKGKNGGYKYAWTDDQLQVVVKELGKNTELQRYKGLGEMNPEQLWETTMNPESRTLLQVQIEDPAKAERRVTTLMGDKVDPRKRWIIENVDFTEYVE; translated from the coding sequence ATGTCCGAGCAGCTAGAATTGGCGAAAGGAATAGCCCCAACATCGAATTATGAGGCTGATGATATACAAGTCCTGGAAGGTCTTGTAGCAGTTCGTAAAAGACCAGGGATGTATATTGGTAGTACAAGTGCATCGGGTCTACATCATCTGATCTGGGAGATCGTGGACAATGCGGTTGACGAGCATCTTGCCAAACATTGTTCCAAGATTAATGTGACGATACATAAGGATCAGTCGATTACGGTTCAGGATAATGGGAGGGGGATTCCAACCGGTATGCATAAGACCGGCGTACCAACTCCACAAGTTGTATTTACTATCCTACATGCCGGCGGCAAATTTGGTGGAACAGGCTATAAGAAGTCTGGCGGACTTCATGGTGTTGGCGCATCGGTAACAAATGCCCTATCCGAATGGCTGGAAGTAGAAATTTACCGAGATAGCAAGGTGCATAAAATGCGCTTTGAATATTGGGTTGACGATGCAGGAATCGAGCATGTTGGTGAACCCGTTACCGGGCTTGAAGTCGTAGGAAATACCAATCGAACAGGAACGAAAGTCACTTTCAAGCCTGACAAACGCGTATTTCAAGGCGGAACGACCATAAACTACGATACTTTAGCTGAACGTCTGCAAGAAATTGCTTTCCTCAATTCAGGACTTCTCGTAAACTTGAAAGACGAACGTTCGGATAAGTTAGATACTTTTCAATATGAGGGTGGCGCAAGTCAATTTGTTGAATTCCTGAATGAGGAGAAAACAGTTCTTCATCCTGTGATTCACTTTGCTTCAGAAAAGGATGAAATCGAAGTGGAAGTGGCCCTGCAATATAATGATGGCTACACGGAAACGATCGCTTCCTTCGTAAACTCAATCCCTACTCGCGGCGGCGGTACGCATGAGACTGGCTTTAAGACGGCTTATACACGCGTCATGAATGAATATGCCCGTAAAGGGGGCATTATCAAAGAAAAAGAAAAAAATCTTGATGGTACCGACCTTCGGGAAGGTATGATGGTTGTTATCAATATCAAGATGGGCGATGTTGAATTCGTTGGTCAAACGAAAGATCAGCTTGGAAGCGCTAATGCAAGAAGCGCAGTGGATGCGGTTGTTTCTGATAAAATGACTGTTTTCTTGGAGGAAAATCCGCAAATCGCGCAAATGATGCTGAAGAAGGCTGTACAAGCTTCCAAAGCACGGGAAGCTGCTCGTAAAGCGCGGGAAGAAATTCGCAGCGGTAAAAAAGGAAAGAGTGAGAGCTCAAACCTAAATGGTAAGCTAACCCCTGCTCAATCGAAGGATTTGCAGCGCAATGAGTTGTTCATTGTCGAAGGAGATTCCGCCGGCGGTTCAGCGAAGCAAGGACGTGATTCCAAGCATCAGGCGATTTTACCGCTCAAAGGAAAACCAATGAATCCCGAGAAATCCAAGCTTCTCGATATTATGAAAAATGATGAATACAAAGCGATCATCGCAGCCATTGGGGCTGGCGTGGGCTCTGAATTCGAATCCGAAGAGATGAATTACGGTAAAATTATTATTATGACAGATGCAGACACGGATGGTGCACACATTCAGGTCCTGCTTTTGACCTTCTTTTATCGCTATATGAAGCCATTGATCGATCAGGGTAAAGTGTTCATCGCACAACCACCGCTTTATAAAGTGACAAGAAAAGGTAAGAATGGTGGATACAAGTACGCCTGGACAGACGATCAGCTGCAGGTAGTTGTCAAAGAACTTGGTAAGAATACCGAGCTTCAGCGTTATAAAGGTCTTGGTGAGATGAATCCTGAGCAGTTATGGGAAACGACGATGAATCCAGAAAGCCGTACTTTGCTGCAGGTACAGATTGAAGATCCTGCTAAAGCGGAACGGCGAGTAACAACATTAATGGGCGATAAGGTAGATCCACGCAAGCGGTGGATTATCGAGAACGTCGATTTTACTGAATATGTAGAGTAG
- the gyrA gene encoding DNA gyrase subunit A, with protein sequence MNILEEFLPAFLEEIVGDRFGRYSKYIIQDRAIPDVRDGLKPVQRRVLYAMYDSGNTPDKPYRKSAKTVGDVMGNYHPHGDASIYDGMVRMAQPWKMGHTLVDGHGNWGSLDDDPPAAMRYTEARLSEIAMELLRDIEKRTVMFKDNFDNSTKEPVVLPARYPNLLVNGVSGISAGFATEIPPHNLREIIDACTAMIDKPDITVEELMTIVKGPDFPTSGIIMGEEGIREAYRTGKGRIYIRSKTAIEDMRGGRQQIVITEIPYQVVKSRLVTAMENIRLEKKIEGIAEVRDESGRNGLRIVVELKKEADAKGILAYLLKKTDLQVTYNFNMVAIVNKAPRQLGIREILEAYIGHQKEVVTFRSQYELEKAEDRAHVLEGLVKALNILDEVIATIKASKNRQDAQNNLVEKFGFSERQADAILVLQLYRLTNLEITTLDKELKDVEKTIAYLRGILGSLKKLLGVIKDEMGEIRKKYGIDRRSDIQGEVEELKVNLEVLVNAEDVFVTLSNEGYLKRTSKLSFTRSGGELENTGLKDGDYLRFLLDVNTIESLLIFTKKGQYYLLPVHQVPEYKWKENGTAIVNVIPIAKEDRIVNVIPVKGFEDPTKSLVFVTRKGQVKRTELKEYMTNRSNGIVACKLGENDEVLHVHLSDNTKEILLVTKQGMSIRFREEEVNPMGRGAAGVRGIQLKEDDEVVSAEWIYGDEGEVLVISDLGYAKRSLVVDYPIQGRGGKGILTFEFKEGKRVRPNGSALIRTFIVKMDYLITAVMSNGEKLRFSTETAPLEDRKAQGKQLIPVSKTDAIVEILRFPQS encoded by the coding sequence TTGAACATATTAGAAGAGTTTTTACCTGCCTTTCTGGAGGAGATCGTTGGCGATCGTTTCGGGCGTTATTCTAAATATATTATTCAGGATCGCGCGATTCCAGATGTAAGAGATGGTTTGAAGCCAGTACAACGACGTGTCTTGTATGCAATGTACGACTCGGGCAATACTCCTGATAAGCCTTATCGCAAATCGGCCAAAACCGTCGGTGATGTCATGGGGAATTATCATCCGCACGGAGATGCCTCCATTTATGATGGTATGGTTCGTATGGCGCAGCCGTGGAAGATGGGCCACACACTCGTGGATGGCCATGGTAACTGGGGATCACTGGATGATGATCCGCCGGCAGCAATGCGTTACACAGAGGCTAGACTTTCTGAGATCGCGATGGAACTTCTACGTGATATTGAGAAACGTACAGTCATGTTCAAGGATAATTTTGATAATTCCACGAAGGAACCCGTTGTGCTCCCTGCGCGGTATCCGAACTTACTCGTGAATGGTGTCAGCGGGATTTCGGCTGGGTTCGCAACAGAAATTCCACCGCATAATTTACGTGAAATCATTGATGCCTGCACAGCCATGATTGACAAGCCTGATATCACAGTTGAAGAATTGATGACGATCGTCAAAGGGCCGGATTTTCCGACTTCCGGCATTATTATGGGTGAAGAAGGTATTCGCGAAGCTTATCGCACAGGGAAAGGCCGTATTTACATACGTTCCAAAACAGCGATAGAAGATATGCGCGGCGGCAGACAACAAATTGTAATCACGGAGATCCCTTATCAAGTTGTCAAATCTCGTCTGGTTACAGCCATGGAGAACATTCGGCTTGAGAAGAAAATCGAAGGAATTGCCGAAGTGCGCGATGAAAGCGGTCGTAATGGGTTGCGAATTGTCGTGGAGCTTAAGAAAGAAGCCGATGCCAAGGGTATTTTGGCTTACTTACTGAAGAAGACGGACTTGCAAGTAACCTACAATTTCAATATGGTTGCGATTGTGAATAAAGCGCCTCGTCAATTGGGTATTCGTGAAATTCTTGAAGCTTACATTGGGCATCAGAAGGAAGTTGTTACGTTCCGTTCCCAATATGAGCTTGAGAAAGCCGAAGACCGTGCACATGTATTAGAGGGACTTGTCAAAGCCCTTAACATACTGGACGAAGTTATCGCAACGATTAAAGCTTCTAAGAATCGGCAAGATGCGCAAAACAACCTTGTTGAGAAGTTTGGATTCTCAGAGCGTCAAGCAGATGCTATTCTTGTTTTGCAATTATACCGATTAACGAATTTGGAAATCACAACGCTTGATAAAGAGTTGAAAGATGTAGAGAAAACGATTGCTTATTTACGTGGAATTCTTGGCAGCTTGAAGAAGCTGTTAGGTGTAATTAAAGATGAAATGGGCGAAATCCGTAAGAAGTATGGTATCGACCGCCGTTCGGATATCCAAGGTGAAGTAGAGGAACTAAAGGTTAATCTTGAGGTGCTGGTGAACGCGGAAGACGTCTTTGTTACGTTGTCCAATGAAGGTTACTTGAAACGGACGAGCAAGCTTTCGTTCACACGATCAGGCGGAGAACTCGAGAATACAGGACTGAAGGATGGCGATTACTTGCGCTTCCTGCTCGACGTGAATACGATCGAAAGCTTGTTGATCTTCACGAAGAAGGGGCAATATTACTTACTGCCTGTCCATCAAGTGCCGGAGTATAAGTGGAAAGAGAATGGCACCGCGATTGTGAATGTCATTCCTATTGCCAAAGAAGATCGCATTGTAAACGTTATTCCGGTGAAGGGCTTTGAGGATCCAACTAAGTCGCTTGTGTTTGTCACACGCAAAGGACAAGTGAAGCGAACAGAGCTGAAAGAATATATGACGAACCGCTCAAACGGAATCGTTGCTTGTAAGCTCGGCGAGAATGACGAAGTCCTTCATGTACACCTAAGTGACAATACGAAAGAAATATTGCTTGTTACGAAGCAGGGCATGAGTATCCGTTTCCGTGAGGAGGAAGTGAACCCGATGGGCCGTGGGGCCGCGGGTGTGCGCGGCATCCAGCTCAAGGAAGACGATGAAGTCGTCTCGGCCGAGTGGATTTATGGGGATGAGGGAGAAGTGTTGGTCATCTCAGACCTCGGGTATGCGAAGCGTTCCCTAGTTGTGGACTATCCCATCCAAGGACGCGGCGGAAAGGGCATACTTACCTTCGAATTTAAAGAAGGCAAGCGTGTGAGACCTAATGGCTCAGCCTTAATACGCACATTTATTGTGAAAATGGATTATCTCATTACGGCTGTCATGAGTAATGGGGAGAAGCTGCGTTTCTCAACAGAGACAGCACCTCTGGAGGATCGTAAAGCACAAGGTAAACAACTTATACCTGTTTCCAAAACAGATGCGATCGTAGAGATTTTGAGATTCCCTCAATCATAG
- a CDS encoding MarR family winged helix-turn-helix transcriptional regulator, translating to MYSDEFGKLWLKLSKELKNQMEVGLAPTITEGQLNVLELLMTNERMKPSDLIEYLSTTPAAVTTLLDRMEKSELIARERDEKDRRIVWVNVTEKGKAECERGMRIREQLLDSYLSRVSAHNQKLLIYLLGKVAN from the coding sequence ATGTATTCCGATGAATTTGGGAAGCTATGGTTGAAATTGTCTAAGGAATTGAAAAACCAGATGGAGGTAGGATTAGCACCTACCATTACCGAAGGACAGCTTAATGTGTTAGAGCTGCTTATGACGAATGAACGGATGAAGCCTTCTGATTTAATCGAATATTTATCCACAACGCCTGCAGCTGTGACAACACTGTTAGATCGGATGGAGAAAAGTGAATTGATCGCAAGGGAGCGGGATGAGAAGGACCGCCGTATCGTTTGGGTCAACGTCACGGAAAAAGGAAAGGCGGAATGCGAAAGAGGTATGAGAATCCGGGAACAACTTTTGGATTCGTACCTGAGCCGCGTTTCCGCCCATAATCAGAAATTGCTTATTTATTTGCTTGGGAAGGTCGCCAATTAA
- a CDS encoding RluA family pseudouridine synthase, with amino-acid sequence MAASRDGSGASQIPILFEDNHILVVEKPVNMPTQEDDSRDPDLLNVLKADLKHRHNKPGNVYLGLVHRLDRPVGGVMVFAKTSKAASRLSDAVRTRQLDKTYVAVVHGKPPQPSATLRHFLWKDTLTNTVSVVREGQQDAKEAVLDYKLLGSQDGLSLIQIKLHTGRPHQIRVQLAAIGCMLYGDQRYGSAVNKPGQQLALWATALAFEHPTLKETLRFRSLPPMQRPWSEFTLPEL; translated from the coding sequence GTGGCAGCATCTAGAGATGGCTCGGGAGCATCACAAATTCCGATACTGTTCGAAGACAACCACATTCTTGTGGTTGAGAAGCCCGTCAATATGCCTACGCAGGAAGACGATTCACGCGATCCTGATCTGCTTAATGTGCTGAAGGCAGATCTGAAGCACCGCCATAACAAGCCCGGCAATGTGTACCTCGGGCTTGTACACCGGCTTGATCGTCCCGTTGGCGGCGTGATGGTATTCGCCAAAACGTCAAAAGCCGCGTCCCGACTATCTGACGCGGTAAGAACGAGGCAGCTCGACAAGACGTACGTCGCTGTCGTGCATGGCAAGCCGCCACAGCCGTCCGCTACGCTGCGCCACTTTCTTTGGAAGGACACGCTGACGAATACCGTCAGCGTGGTCAGAGAAGGCCAGCAGGACGCCAAGGAGGCTGTGCTGGACTATAAGCTGCTCGGCAGCCAAGACGGGCTCAGCTTGATCCAGATCAAGCTGCATACCGGGCGGCCGCATCAAATCCGCGTGCAGCTAGCAGCCATCGGCTGCATGCTCTACGGCGACCAGCGCTACGGCAGCGCGGTCAACAAACCCGGCCAGCAGCTTGCGCTGTGGGCCACGGCTCTTGCCTTTGAGCATCCAACGCTCAAAGAGACGCTGCGCTTTCGGTCGCTGCCGCCAATGCAGCGGCCCTGGAGCGAATTTACACTCCCTGAGTTGTAA
- a CDS encoding class I SAM-dependent methyltransferase, translating to MFYAKDWVDYELLDTGGGEKLERWGTIVLRRPDPQIIWPLQKETPSWRQADAHYHRSSSGGGQWEQHAELPERWTINYDQKLSFYIKPTSFKHTGLFPEQAINWKWMMDKIQGAGRPIKVLNLFAYTGGASLACAYAGAEVCHVDASKGVVQWAKENLHLSGLGSRPVRFITDDVFKFVQREQRRGSKYDAIIMDPPSYGRGPNGETWKLEDDLFPFIETCQSILTDNPLFLLINSYTTGISATVLQNILSMAMKAKHGGTISSGEIGLPITHSGLMLPCGILGRWEA from the coding sequence ATGTTTTATGCAAAAGATTGGGTTGATTATGAGCTCCTCGATACAGGCGGCGGCGAAAAGCTCGAGCGTTGGGGTACGATCGTCCTGAGAAGACCAGACCCACAAATCATTTGGCCGTTACAAAAAGAAACGCCGTCATGGCGTCAAGCTGATGCTCACTATCACCGCAGCTCCAGTGGCGGCGGACAATGGGAGCAGCACGCTGAGCTTCCTGAGAGATGGACGATTAACTATGACCAGAAATTGTCCTTCTATATCAAGCCGACCAGCTTCAAGCATACGGGCTTATTCCCTGAGCAAGCAATCAACTGGAAATGGATGATGGACAAAATCCAAGGAGCTGGACGTCCAATCAAAGTATTGAACCTGTTTGCTTATACTGGTGGAGCTTCACTGGCTTGCGCTTACGCAGGTGCCGAAGTTTGCCATGTGGATGCCTCCAAAGGTGTCGTTCAATGGGCTAAGGAAAATCTGCATCTGAGCGGCCTGGGCAGCCGTCCTGTTCGATTTATCACGGATGACGTATTCAAATTCGTACAAAGAGAACAGCGCCGCGGAAGCAAATACGATGCGATTATCATGGATCCTCCTTCCTACGGACGCGGACCCAACGGTGAGACTTGGAAATTAGAAGATGACCTCTTCCCTTTCATTGAAACCTGCCAATCGATTCTGACGGACAATCCGTTGTTCCTGTTGATCAACTCTTATACAACGGGTATCTCGGCCACTGTGCTCCAGAACATCTTAAGCATGGCGATGAAAGCCAAGCATGGCGGCACGATCTCCAGTGGCGAAATCGGCCTGCCGATCACCCACTCCGGCTTGATGCTCCCTTGCGGCATTCTGGGACGCTGGGAGGCGTAA